In a genomic window of Deltaproteobacteria bacterium:
- a CDS encoding peptidoglycan DD-metalloendopeptidase family protein: MRAVAFVLATLCLSSRASSAAELTVLLEKERASLAALDQLAQQVTSRRAALEELRQQEELVRYQLAEGVRKMTALASRLDERRQLLQKRLRTLYRLSRGGSLRLLVEASGAGDVFQRATIFSRLVSQDVEELRTYRRELALLAAERKQLVEQQARRTVLVAQLERERTGLEAAEQEQKRLLAKVRRSRRLRQALLGQLGARERALLDTIQRLGYRLLGRSSLFAQKGRLPRPVAGPIAGRFGQAVDRESGLSALQSGLIFRPASRAPVRAVAAGTVRVTQPMAGLGQLVVLEHPGRYYTVYGLLGHVQVKPGAHVDEGWTLGLAGTDPLSGLPAAYFELREGQRALDPSPWLAAR, from the coding sequence GTGCGCGCCGTCGCGTTCGTCCTCGCGACGCTCTGTCTCTCCAGCCGCGCGTCCTCGGCGGCCGAGCTCACGGTGCTGCTCGAGAAGGAGCGCGCGTCTCTCGCCGCCCTCGACCAGCTCGCGCAGCAGGTGACGAGCCGCCGCGCCGCCCTGGAGGAGCTCCGGCAGCAAGAGGAGCTCGTGCGCTATCAGCTCGCCGAAGGGGTGCGCAAGATGACCGCGCTCGCCAGCCGCCTCGACGAGCGGCGGCAGCTCCTGCAGAAGCGTCTGCGCACGCTCTACCGCCTCTCGCGCGGCGGAAGCCTGCGGCTCCTCGTCGAGGCCTCCGGCGCGGGCGACGTGTTTCAGCGCGCGACGATCTTCTCCCGGCTCGTGAGTCAGGACGTCGAGGAGCTCAGGACCTATCGACGCGAGCTCGCGCTCCTCGCCGCGGAGCGCAAGCAGCTCGTCGAGCAACAGGCGCGGCGGACGGTCCTCGTGGCGCAGCTCGAGCGCGAGCGGACGGGGCTCGAGGCCGCGGAGCAGGAGCAGAAGCGGCTCCTCGCCAAGGTCCGTCGGAGTCGTCGGCTGCGACAGGCTCTCCTCGGCCAGCTCGGGGCGCGGGAGCGCGCGCTCCTCGACACGATCCAGCGCCTCGGGTACCGCCTGCTCGGGCGGAGCAGCCTCTTCGCGCAGAAGGGGCGCCTCCCCCGGCCCGTCGCGGGGCCGATCGCGGGGCGCTTCGGCCAGGCGGTGGATCGGGAGAGCGGCCTGTCGGCCCTGCAAAGCGGTCTCATCTTCCGCCCCGCGTCGCGGGCGCCGGTGCGCGCGGTGGCCGCGGGGACCGTGCGGGTCACGCAGCCGATGGCGGGGCTCGGTCAGCTCGTGGTGCTCGAGCACCCGGGTCGCTACTACACGGTCTACGGCCTCCTCGGTCACGTGCAGGTCAAGCCCGGGGCGCACGTGGACGAGGGCTGGACGCTCGGGCTGGCGGGGACCGACCCGCTGAGCGGCCTGCCCGCGGCCTACTTCGAGCTCCGCGAAGGCCAGCGGGCGCTCGATCCCTCGCCCTGGCTCGCCGCGCGCTAA
- a CDS encoding FHA domain-containing protein, translating into MIKLIIEDDEGKTTVVPLIRDEITIGRKEGNTIRLTERNVSRRHAKLVKQNGAIFIEDLESYNGIKVNGNRISGRVAVTEGDRIQIGDYVLGLKVEGTVSVEGGNGESTREVERAHATTEPIRLPGAAPGETPDVADLETAVTMREPVRRPDDVARLVCVSSNFAGLEFLLNKPVMVVGRTDENDIAVNHRSISRHHARVVEEHGRYTIVDLQSANGVRINGEEYGKVELRRGDLIDLGHVRLRFVAPGEDFVFARDATVVDISKGGRGGGGLWIGVALLAVAGVGVVLWRVLAPGGGPSAADAGHEVSARGGEAPGAQGELIPKITAALAAEAWSEALTYCGQLAPGQKAKAKTDCEKAQREHGAQRLYEDARKAVTSLEYAKALGLYNKIPSESLYHKKRGEDPEFKDARTKYLAQALPEVKELAKKGQCDAAKAKAHEIQTLVPDDAEAEANVRDCGAVATRPGTGADPGGEEPGTPGGDDGGAKVRPKRGPRPKIAVKRIPLVQPKVEPETPPQPAVDAKKTLEQARSAYVAGHHSQAIAFAKLVLKQTPTSGQALQIVGASSCYLKNAKQAKKAYDRLDAAQRNLLRSVCARNGVTLE; encoded by the coding sequence ATGATCAAACTGATCATCGAAGACGACGAGGGGAAGACCACCGTCGTTCCGCTCATTCGGGACGAGATCACCATCGGCCGGAAGGAGGGGAATACCATCCGGCTGACGGAGCGGAACGTCTCGCGTCGTCACGCCAAGCTCGTCAAACAAAACGGCGCGATCTTCATCGAGGACCTCGAGAGCTACAACGGCATCAAGGTCAACGGGAACCGCATCTCCGGTCGCGTGGCGGTGACCGAAGGGGATCGGATTCAGATCGGCGATTACGTCCTCGGCCTGAAGGTCGAGGGGACGGTCTCCGTCGAGGGGGGCAACGGCGAGAGCACGCGGGAGGTCGAACGCGCGCACGCCACGACCGAGCCGATTCGCCTGCCCGGGGCGGCGCCCGGCGAGACCCCCGACGTGGCCGACCTCGAGACGGCCGTCACGATGCGGGAGCCCGTGCGGCGGCCCGACGACGTGGCGCGCCTGGTCTGCGTCTCCAGCAACTTCGCCGGGCTCGAGTTCCTCCTCAACAAGCCGGTCATGGTCGTCGGACGCACCGACGAGAACGACATCGCGGTCAACCACCGGTCCATCTCGCGGCACCACGCGCGCGTCGTCGAGGAGCACGGGCGGTACACCATCGTCGATCTGCAGAGCGCGAACGGCGTGCGCATCAACGGCGAGGAGTACGGCAAGGTCGAGCTCCGGCGCGGAGATCTCATCGACCTCGGGCACGTGCGCCTGCGGTTCGTCGCGCCGGGAGAGGACTTCGTCTTCGCCCGCGACGCGACCGTGGTGGACATCAGCAAGGGGGGGCGCGGCGGCGGGGGCCTGTGGATTGGCGTGGCGCTGCTGGCCGTGGCCGGCGTGGGTGTCGTGCTCTGGCGTGTCCTCGCCCCGGGCGGCGGACCCTCGGCCGCCGACGCGGGGCACGAGGTCTCGGCGCGGGGCGGAGAAGCCCCGGGGGCGCAGGGCGAGCTGATCCCGAAGATCACCGCGGCGCTGGCTGCCGAGGCCTGGTCCGAGGCGCTCACCTACTGCGGCCAGCTCGCTCCGGGGCAGAAGGCGAAGGCCAAGACGGACTGCGAGAAGGCGCAGCGCGAACACGGGGCCCAGCGGCTCTACGAGGACGCGCGCAAGGCGGTGACGAGCCTCGAGTACGCCAAGGCGCTCGGGCTCTACAACAAGATCCCGAGCGAGAGCCTCTACCACAAGAAGCGCGGCGAAGACCCCGAGTTCAAGGATGCGCGGACCAAGTATTTGGCGCAGGCGCTGCCCGAGGTGAAGGAGCTGGCGAAGAAGGGCCAGTGCGACGCCGCGAAGGCCAAGGCGCACGAGATCCAGACCCTGGTCCCCGACGACGCGGAGGCGGAGGCGAACGTGCGCGACTGCGGCGCGGTCGCCACGCGGCCCGGCACGGGAGCGGACCCCGGAGGGGAAGAACCCGGCACGCCGGGCGGCGACGACGGTGGGGCGAAGGTTCGCCCGAAGCGCGGGCCGCGGCCGAAGATCGCCGTGAAGCGGATCCCGCTCGTGCAGCCGAAGGTGGAGCCGGAGACGCCGCCGCAGCCGGCGGTGGACGCGAAGAAGACGCTCGAGCAGGCGCGGAGCGCGTACGTGGCGGGGCACCACAGCCAGGCCATCGCGTTCGCCAAGCTGGTGCTCAAGCAGACGCCGACGAGCGGGCAGGCGCTCCAGATCGTCGGCGCGTCGTCGTGCTACCTGAAGAACGCCAAGCAGGCCAAGAAGGCCTACGATCGGCTGGACGCCGCCCAGCGCAACCTGCTGCGCAGCGTGTGCGCACGCAACGGCGTGACCCTCGAATAG
- a CDS encoding ABC transporter permease, with protein MRQLPYFLRQALRGIQAGPFVQLAATGTLTVTLVLLGGVALLVLNVGRLTHHWGAGTQLSVALRSGTGDERAAALERLLAGRPEVESVRRVTSAEAFARLKQSLGPRAELLSEVDPAFLPASLEVRLQPGLDRERLQPLLAVLSSAPGVAEVDYLGQWADKLGTLAGLVRHAGLVLALLVMAACLYVVATTIRLGVYARRDAVEIQKLVGATDGFVRMPFLIEGALQGLCAALLAWGVLFAFFRSAAPRVAEALGALVSHTPLAFFGAPELLVGIGGAALLGVLGSGLAVGRHLEV; from the coding sequence ATGCGGCAGCTCCCGTACTTCTTGCGTCAGGCGCTGCGGGGGATCCAGGCCGGTCCCTTCGTGCAGCTCGCGGCCACGGGGACGTTGACCGTCACCCTCGTGCTCCTCGGTGGCGTGGCGTTGCTCGTGCTGAACGTGGGGCGCTTGACGCATCACTGGGGGGCGGGGACCCAGCTCAGCGTGGCCCTGCGCTCCGGGACCGGCGACGAGCGCGCGGCGGCTCTCGAGCGCCTGCTCGCCGGTCGTCCGGAGGTCGAGTCGGTGCGCCGCGTGACCTCGGCCGAGGCCTTCGCGCGGCTGAAGCAGAGCCTCGGGCCGCGCGCCGAGCTCCTCTCCGAGGTGGACCCGGCCTTTCTCCCCGCCTCGCTCGAGGTGCGGCTCCAGCCCGGGCTCGACCGCGAACGGCTGCAGCCGCTGCTAGCGGTGCTCTCGAGCGCTCCGGGCGTGGCGGAGGTGGACTACCTCGGGCAGTGGGCCGACAAGCTCGGGACCCTCGCGGGCCTCGTACGGCACGCGGGACTCGTGCTCGCGCTGCTCGTGATGGCCGCCTGCCTCTACGTCGTGGCCACCACGATTCGCCTCGGCGTCTACGCGCGGCGCGACGCGGTGGAGATCCAGAAGCTCGTCGGCGCGACGGACGGCTTCGTGCGCATGCCCTTTCTCATCGAGGGCGCGCTGCAAGGGCTCTGCGCGGCGCTCCTCGCCTGGGGGGTGCTCTTCGCCTTCTTCCGCAGCGCCGCCCCGCGCGTGGCGGAGGCTCTCGGTGCGCTCGTGAGCCACACGCCGCTCGCCTTCTTCGGCGCGCCGGAGCTGCTCGTCGGGATCGGCGGCGCCGCGCTGCTCGGCGTGCTCGGCAGCGGGCTGGCCGTGGGGCGACACCTTGAGGTGTGA
- a CDS encoding S41 family peptidase, with protein MRKLRGSAFFCGGVVAALVAMLLLGAASALPRSYSPYRKLNLFARVLTYVENNYVEHVDDSKLVHGAIKGMLESLDPHSVFMPPDQYRQMKSETQGEFGGLGVEVEVRDGWLTVISPLEGTPAHRGGMQSGDQILEIDGKSSRDLRMEEAVRSMRGARGTRIRLKLRRGAKTFELSLVRDLIRVVSVTSKLLAPGVGYVRIKSFQERTDAYLRSAVEELQKKGKLRGLVLDLRNNPGGLLDQAIKVADLFLPGGIIVKTTGKGGRMVEVERAQKKGTLENFPVVCLVNGGSASASEIVAGALQDHKRAAVLGTRTFGKGSVQTIIDLEDGSGLKLTVARYYTPAGRSIQEHGIEPDILVQPSAPVVRTERVTRERDLRGHLRNEQARKALASKGETTPRLADFQLQTAIDYLRAAEIFRANGG; from the coding sequence ATGCGCAAGCTCCGTGGGTCGGCCTTCTTCTGCGGCGGCGTGGTCGCCGCGCTCGTGGCGATGCTCTTGCTCGGAGCCGCGAGCGCCCTGCCGAGGAGCTACAGCCCCTATCGCAAGCTCAACCTCTTCGCGCGCGTGCTGACCTACGTCGAGAACAACTACGTGGAGCACGTGGACGACAGCAAGCTCGTGCACGGCGCCATCAAGGGAATGCTGGAGAGCCTCGACCCGCACTCGGTCTTCATGCCCCCCGATCAATACCGTCAGATGAAGTCCGAGACGCAGGGCGAGTTCGGCGGCCTCGGCGTGGAGGTGGAGGTGCGGGACGGCTGGCTCACGGTGATCTCGCCGCTCGAGGGGACGCCCGCCCACCGGGGCGGGATGCAGTCCGGAGATCAGATCCTGGAGATCGACGGCAAGAGCAGCCGCGACCTGCGCATGGAGGAGGCCGTGCGCTCGATGCGCGGAGCGCGGGGGACGCGCATTCGGCTGAAGCTCCGTCGGGGCGCGAAGACCTTCGAGCTGAGCCTGGTGCGCGACCTCATCCGCGTGGTGAGCGTGACCTCGAAGCTCCTCGCGCCGGGCGTGGGCTACGTGCGCATCAAGAGCTTCCAGGAGCGAACCGACGCCTACCTGCGGAGCGCCGTCGAGGAGCTGCAGAAGAAGGGGAAGCTCCGCGGGCTGGTCCTCGACCTGCGGAATAACCCGGGGGGGCTGCTGGACCAGGCGATCAAGGTGGCCGACCTCTTTCTGCCCGGCGGCATCATCGTCAAGACCACCGGGAAAGGCGGGCGCATGGTCGAGGTGGAGCGCGCGCAGAAGAAGGGGACGCTCGAGAACTTCCCAGTGGTGTGTCTCGTGAACGGCGGCTCCGCGTCGGCCTCGGAGATCGTCGCGGGGGCGCTGCAGGACCACAAACGCGCCGCCGTGCTCGGGACGCGCACCTTCGGCAAGGGGTCCGTGCAGACGATCATCGACCTCGAGGACGGGTCCGGTCTCAAGCTCACCGTGGCGCGCTACTACACGCCGGCGGGGCGGTCGATCCAGGAGCACGGCATCGAGCCGGACATCCTCGTGCAGCCCTCGGCGCCGGTGGTGCGCACCGAGCGCGTGACGCGCGAGCGGGACCTGCGCGGGCACCTGCGCAACGAGCAGGCGCGCAAGGCCCTGGCGTCGAAGGGCGAGACCACGCCGCGGCTGGCGGACTTCCAGCTACAGACCGCGATCGACTACCTGCGGGCGGCCGAGATCTTTCGCGCGAACGGCGGGTAG
- the ftsE gene encoding cell division ATP-binding protein FtsE yields the protein MIQLRDVSKTFGSQVAALKGVTLHIRKGELVILTGPSGAGKTTLLRTIFAAERPDEGEILLAGRSISRLRRGSIPYLRRNIGVVFQDFKLLKERTALENVAVALEIRGLGGREVRRRSLEALAAVGLSDAAPTRVGVLSGGEQQRVAIARAVVGEPAIVLADEPTGNLDPERSHDILDLLDQIARRGTTVVLATHDPMVVEHAAATRVIQLAAGRVEGVLAGARAPVEVSRPRPALEPLGLAAFLEVAS from the coding sequence ATGATCCAGCTCCGGGACGTGAGCAAGACCTTTGGGTCGCAGGTGGCGGCGCTCAAGGGCGTGACGCTCCACATCCGCAAGGGCGAGCTGGTGATCCTCACCGGGCCGAGCGGGGCGGGCAAGACGACGCTCCTGCGCACGATCTTCGCCGCCGAACGCCCCGACGAGGGCGAGATTCTGCTCGCCGGGCGCAGCATCTCGCGATTGCGGCGCGGATCGATCCCGTACCTCCGTCGCAACATCGGGGTGGTCTTTCAGGACTTCAAGCTGCTCAAGGAGCGCACCGCGCTCGAGAACGTGGCCGTGGCGCTCGAGATCCGTGGCCTCGGGGGCCGCGAGGTGAGGCGGCGCAGCCTCGAGGCGCTCGCCGCCGTGGGGCTCTCGGACGCGGCCCCGACGCGGGTCGGGGTCCTCTCGGGCGGCGAGCAGCAGCGGGTGGCCATCGCGCGCGCGGTGGTCGGAGAGCCGGCCATCGTGCTGGCCGACGAGCCGACGGGGAACCTGGACCCGGAGCGGTCGCACGACATCCTGGACCTGCTCGACCAGATCGCGCGGCGCGGGACGACAGTGGTGCTCGCGACGCACGACCCGATGGTGGTCGAGCACGCGGCGGCCACGCGCGTGATCCAGCTCGCGGCCGGTCGTGTCGAAGGGGTGCTCGCCGGGGCGCGTGCGCCCGTCGAGGTGTCGCGGCCTCGCCCGGCCCTGGAGCCGCTCGGCCTGGCGGCCTTCCTCGAGGTGGCCTCCTGA
- a CDS encoding divergent polysaccharide deacetylase family protein produces MSRPPFSARFLQGALGAAAGVLLLAILGVALWPRPTTAGQSEAAPLCTPASPCLALVIDDVGREVAALERLLALRFDASYAVLPHARETVAARRLLVAHGREILLHLPLEPENPARESDEPVVLRRAGPIEGPARECLDRVPEAVGVNNHMGSAFSRSEAALGRLLVAMPRPGLWFLDSRTTPESRICVVARRRGTPCVTRDVFLDDPPDPVSIRKRLRDAVSVARKRGWAVIIGHPLPATIEALESGDVRQLGPFFVRLSRVMARVGHGP; encoded by the coding sequence GTGAGCCGGCCACCTTTCAGCGCGAGGTTTCTGCAGGGCGCCCTCGGTGCGGCGGCGGGCGTGCTGCTCCTGGCCATCCTCGGCGTGGCGCTCTGGCCGCGCCCCACGACCGCCGGGCAGAGCGAGGCGGCTCCCCTCTGCACTCCCGCCTCGCCGTGCCTCGCCCTCGTGATCGACGACGTGGGCCGGGAAGTCGCCGCGCTCGAGCGGCTCCTCGCGCTCCGCTTCGACGCGAGCTACGCGGTGCTGCCGCACGCCCGTGAGACGGTCGCGGCGCGCCGCCTCCTCGTCGCCCACGGCCGGGAAATCCTGTTGCACCTGCCCCTGGAGCCGGAGAACCCGGCCCGTGAGAGCGACGAGCCGGTGGTCCTGCGGCGCGCGGGGCCCATCGAAGGGCCGGCCCGGGAGTGTCTGGACCGGGTCCCGGAGGCGGTGGGGGTCAACAACCATATGGGCTCGGCATTCAGCCGCTCGGAGGCCGCGCTCGGGCGCCTCCTCGTCGCGATGCCTCGTCCGGGGCTCTGGTTCCTGGACTCGCGGACCACGCCCGAGAGCCGGATTTGCGTCGTGGCCCGTCGGAGAGGGACTCCGTGCGTGACCCGCGATGTGTTTTTGGATGATCCCCCGGATCCTGTTAGTATCAGGAAGAGACTGAGGGACGCGGTGAGCGTGGCGCGGAAACGCGGTTGGGCCGTCATCATAGGACACCCGTTGCCCGCGACCATCGAAGCCCTCGAAAGCGGCGACGTGCGCCAGTTGGGGCCCTTCTTCGTTCGACTGTCTCGGGTCATGGCTCGTGTGGGTCATGGGCCTTGA
- a CDS encoding vitamin B12-dependent ribonucleotide reductase, producing the protein MLEKRTETVGSDNGRSVKGEQKEPRRAGLRIERYFTTAGVDPLDEVEWEIRDAMISGADGEVVFEQRGVEVPRSWSQMATNVVVQKYFRGVLGTPERERSIRQLITRVVKSITRWGTEQRYFASPADAQTFSDELAYLLVTQRASFNSPVWFNVGVEEAPQCSACFINAVDDTMESILELAKTEGMLFKWGSGTGTNFSSLRSSREHLAGGGLASGPVSFMRGFDAFAGVIKSGGKTRRAAKMVILNADHPDILEYIWCKAREERKAWSLIDAGYDGSFTGEAYNSIFFQNSNNSVRVTDEFMEAVMKDREWHLRSVTTGDVVETLPARKIMRAIADGTHQCGDPGMQFDTTINSWHTCPGTARINASNPCSEYMFLDDSACNLSSLNLRKFQTETGSLDAAAFRRAVGVMVLAQEIIVDNAKYPTNKIAINSYKYRPLGLGYANLGALLMSRGLPYDSDAGRAYAAAVTALMHGEANRISALVSADRGPFEGYSRNAQPMLAVMERHRRNVDLIDSAYVPYDLMETTRQVWTDVVTLGKAHGYRNAQVTVLAPTGTIGFMMDCDTTGIEPDIALVKYKKLVGGGVLKLVNQTVPEALDRLGYNEQQVKGIVGHVDDKGTIEGAPHLLEEHLPVFDCAFQPQGGKRSIGYMGHIRMMASVQPFLSGAISKTVNMPQNATVEDIEDAYLQSWRLGLKAIAIYRDGCKRAQPLSTGKDQQAEAEAQKLKGPPQAVRHKLPAERRSLTHKFSVGGHEGYLTVGMYEDGRPGEIFTVMAKEGSTISGLMDSFATAISLSLQHGVPLTLLVDKFSHTRFEPSGYSDNPAIGYAKSIMDYIFRWLGTKFPDGRYAEQQVLPGIEAPAPAAPASPPVQLELGKPFVAEMDAPPCHECGSIMVRSGACHKCVNCGATSGCS; encoded by the coding sequence ATGCTGGAGAAGCGGACTGAGACAGTGGGAAGCGACAACGGCCGCAGCGTGAAGGGCGAGCAGAAGGAACCGCGCCGTGCGGGTCTCCGGATTGAACGCTACTTCACCACGGCGGGAGTCGACCCGCTGGACGAGGTGGAGTGGGAAATTCGGGACGCGATGATCTCCGGCGCGGACGGCGAGGTGGTCTTCGAGCAGCGGGGCGTCGAGGTCCCGCGCTCCTGGTCCCAGATGGCCACCAACGTGGTGGTCCAGAAGTACTTCCGCGGCGTCCTGGGCACGCCCGAGCGCGAGCGCAGCATCCGGCAGCTCATCACGCGCGTCGTGAAGTCCATCACGCGGTGGGGGACCGAACAGCGCTACTTCGCGAGCCCGGCCGACGCCCAGACCTTCTCCGACGAACTCGCGTACCTGCTCGTCACCCAGCGCGCCTCGTTCAACAGCCCCGTTTGGTTCAACGTGGGCGTGGAAGAGGCGCCGCAGTGCTCCGCGTGCTTCATCAACGCGGTGGACGATACGATGGAGTCGATCCTCGAGCTGGCCAAGACCGAGGGGATGCTCTTCAAGTGGGGCAGCGGGACGGGGACCAACTTCTCGTCGCTGCGTTCCTCGCGCGAGCACCTGGCCGGCGGCGGGCTCGCCTCGGGTCCCGTCTCCTTCATGCGCGGCTTCGACGCCTTCGCGGGCGTGATCAAGAGCGGCGGCAAGACGCGGCGCGCCGCGAAGATGGTGATCCTGAACGCCGACCATCCGGACATCCTCGAATACATCTGGTGCAAGGCGCGCGAGGAGCGCAAGGCCTGGTCCCTCATCGACGCGGGCTACGACGGCTCGTTCACCGGCGAGGCCTACAACTCGATCTTCTTCCAAAACTCGAACAACAGCGTGCGCGTCACCGACGAGTTCATGGAAGCCGTGATGAAGGACCGGGAGTGGCACCTGCGCTCCGTCACCACCGGTGACGTGGTGGAGACCCTCCCCGCGCGCAAGATCATGCGCGCCATCGCGGACGGCACGCACCAGTGCGGCGACCCCGGGATGCAGTTCGACACCACGATCAATAGCTGGCACACCTGCCCGGGCACGGCGCGCATCAACGCCTCGAATCCCTGCTCGGAGTACATGTTCCTCGACGACAGCGCGTGCAATCTGTCGAGCCTCAACCTGCGCAAGTTCCAGACGGAGACCGGCTCGCTCGACGCGGCGGCCTTCCGTCGGGCGGTGGGCGTGATGGTGCTGGCGCAGGAGATCATCGTCGACAACGCGAAGTACCCGACGAACAAGATCGCCATCAACAGCTACAAGTACCGGCCGCTCGGCCTCGGCTACGCGAACCTGGGCGCGCTCCTGATGAGCCGCGGCCTCCCCTACGACAGCGACGCAGGCCGGGCCTACGCGGCGGCCGTGACGGCGCTCATGCACGGCGAGGCGAACCGCATCTCGGCGCTGGTCTCCGCGGACCGCGGCCCCTTCGAGGGCTACAGTCGCAACGCGCAGCCCATGCTGGCCGTGATGGAACGGCACCGCCGGAACGTGGACCTCATCGACTCGGCTTACGTCCCTTACGATCTGATGGAGACCACGCGCCAGGTCTGGACGGACGTGGTGACCCTCGGCAAGGCGCACGGCTACCGGAACGCGCAGGTCACGGTGCTGGCTCCGACGGGGACGATCGGCTTCATGATGGATTGCGACACGACCGGCATCGAGCCGGACATCGCGCTCGTGAAGTACAAGAAGCTCGTCGGCGGCGGCGTGCTCAAGCTCGTGAACCAGACGGTCCCCGAGGCGCTCGACCGGCTCGGCTACAACGAGCAGCAGGTGAAGGGCATCGTGGGGCACGTGGACGACAAGGGGACGATCGAGGGGGCGCCGCACCTGCTCGAGGAGCACCTGCCGGTCTTCGACTGCGCCTTCCAGCCGCAGGGGGGGAAGCGCTCGATCGGGTACATGGGCCACATCCGGATGATGGCCTCGGTCCAGCCCTTCCTGTCGGGGGCGATCTCGAAGACCGTCAACATGCCGCAGAACGCGACGGTCGAGGACATCGAGGACGCGTACCTGCAGTCCTGGCGGCTCGGGCTGAAGGCCATCGCGATCTACCGCGACGGGTGCAAGCGGGCGCAGCCGCTCTCCACCGGGAAGGACCAGCAGGCGGAGGCCGAGGCGCAGAAGCTCAAGGGGCCCCCGCAGGCCGTGCGCCACAAGCTGCCGGCGGAGCGCCGGAGCCTGACGCACAAGTTCAGCGTCGGTGGGCACGAAGGCTATCTCACGGTCGGGATGTACGAGGACGGCCGCCCCGGCGAGATCTTCACCGTGATGGCCAAGGAGGGGAGCACGATCAGCGGGCTCATGGACAGCTTCGCCACGGCGATCTCGCTGTCGCTGCAGCACGGGGTGCCGCTCACGCTGCTCGTGGACAAGTTCTCGCACACGCGCTTCGAGCCGTCGGGCTACTCCGACAACCCGGCCATCGGCTACGCGAAGTCGATCATGGACTACATCTTCCGGTGGCTCGGCACGAAGTTCCCCGACGGACGGTACGCCGAGCAGCAGGTCCTGCCGGGGATCGAAGCGCCGGCTCCGGCGGCCCCGGCGAGCCCGCCCGTGCAGCTCGAGCTGGGCAAGCCCTTCGTGGCCGAGATGGACGCCCCTCCCTGTCACGAGTGCGGCTCGATCATGGTGCGCTCCGGGGCCTGCCATAAGTGCGTGAACTGCGGCGCCACGAGCGGCTGCAGCTAA